A single Triticum dicoccoides isolate Atlit2015 ecotype Zavitan chromosome 2A, WEW_v2.0, whole genome shotgun sequence DNA region contains:
- the LOC119352396 gene encoding noroxomaritidine synthase 2-like encodes MTGSCRDKVENGLLPVLMHMASTATPFDLQDLTTRLVFDMTAAPLFSVDPGLLSPNMPPMDAAAAMDTVMEVALFRHTVPASCWKAMRRLNIGPERKLAAAHTVLGGFIEEMMEKRKKKEHVANEGDPSSVDILSSYIDDPDYQQNDGLLHATLINYTIAGRDMIGTALTWVFYNLAQNPHVMSAIRNELSPIASRKAATGANNSSTMVIFEPEETKSLVYMRAALHESLRLHPPVPIERKTAVADDVMPSGHVVHAGDTLLISLHFMGRMEGVWGKDCREYNPDRWLSEDGKKLRYVPSHKFLAFSSGPRLCLGKDVSFMQMNTIVAAMVWNFDVEVVEGQRVQPKMSCVLQMKNGLMVKLKKRDM; translated from the coding sequence ATGACCGGTTCCTGCCGTGACAAGGTAGAGAACGGCCTCCTGCCGGTGCTTATGCACATGGCGAGCACCGCGACCCCGTTCGACCTGCAAGATTTGACAACGAGGCTCGTGTTCGACATGACCGCCGCGCCTCTCTTCAGCGTGGACCCTGGCCTCCTCTCCCCGAACATGCCCCCCATGGACGCAGCGGCCGCCATGGACACGGTCATGGAGGTCGCCTTGTTCCGGCACACCGTGCCGGCCTCTTGCTGGAAGGCGATGAGGCGGCTAAACATCGGCCCGGAAAGGAAGCTCGCCGCAGCGCACACGGTTCTAGGTGGGTTCATTGAGGAGATgatggagaagaggaagaagaaggaacatGTTGCAAACGAGGGAGATCCTTCTTCCGTGGACATTCTGTCTTCCTACATCGACGATCCAGACTACCAGCAGAACGATGGCTTGCTCCATGCGACGCTCATCAACTACACGATCGCCGGGAGGGACATGATCGGCACAGCTTTGACATGGGTCTTCTACAACCTCGCCCAAAACCCTCATGTCATGTCGGCCATCCGCAACGAACTATCACCTATTGCATCACGGAAAGCAGCCACAGGCGCCAACAACAGCAGCACCATGGTGATCTTTGAACCGGAGGAGACCAAATCTCTCGTCTACATGAGAGCCGCCCTACACGAGTCTCTCAGGTTGCACCCGCCGGTCCCCATCGAGCGTAAGACGGCGGTCGCCGACGACGTGATGCCGAGTGGCCATGTGGTGCACGCCGGTGACACCTTACTGATTTCTCTCCACTTCATGGGGAGAATGGAAGGCGTGTGGGGGAAAGACTGCCGGGAGTATAACCCGGATAGATGGCTCTCAGAGGATGGCAAGAAGCTGCGGTACGTGCCGTCTCACAAATTTTTGGCATTCAGCTCGGGCCCGAGGCTGTGCCTTGGCAAGGACGTCTCATTCATGCAGATGAATACTATTGTTGCGGCAATGGTGTGGAACTTTGATGTGGAGGTTGTGGAAGGGCAGAGAGTCCAGCCGAAGATGTCTTGTGTGCTGCAGATGAAAAATGGACTCATGGTGAAGTTGAAGAAGCGAGATATGTAA
- the LOC119352397 gene encoding noroxomaritidine synthase 1-like produces the protein MSIMFSQELLISTLAIILVPLYTLYLRSSRSKNPSVLPTNWPIVGVLPYLIANFHNLHDYLAAVLAEAGHNFRAHGPPGTGMRFFLTCDPANVRHIFTTNHTNFPKGAEFAAIFDIAGGSFFTTEGEPWRRQRARA, from the coding sequence ATGTCGATTATGTTCTCGCAAGAGCTGCTCATCTCCACACTGGCCATCATTCTTGTTCCCCTCTACACGTTGTACCTCAGGTCTAGTAGATCAAAGAACCCATCAGTGCTCCCCACAAACTGGCCAATAGTGGGCGTGTTACCTTACCTTATCGCCAACTTCCACAACCTGCACGACTAcctcgccgccgtcctcgccgAAGCAGGCCACAACTTCAGGGCGCACGGCCCACCGGGGACCGGGATGCGGTTCTTCCTCACCTGCGACCCGGCCAACGTCCGGCACATCTTCACGACGAACCACACCAACTTCCCCAAGGGTGCGGAGTTCGCCGCCATCTTTGACATCGCCGGTGGCAGCTTCTTCACGACTGAAGGCGAGCCCTGGCGTCGGCAGCGCGCAAGAGCTTAG